From Pyrenophora tritici-repentis strain M4 chromosome 1, whole genome shotgun sequence, the proteins below share one genomic window:
- a CDS encoding UhpC, Sugar phosphate permease has protein sequence MTTIAAKAGPQVDARGVNSSGISSSLDSTGTKPWEKPGLLGKTRRTLRTIQRYIWDDPDKPKEEKWFLLKLDIFLLTSACLGYFSKNLDQTNIQNAYVSGMKESLNMHGSELTYAGNCFTAGYVVGQLPAVMLATRVRPSILIPTLEILWSALTFCSASVTNVSQLYAIRFLIGLFESGYFPVMIYLVSSWYTREERGKRTSLFYCTAALAGMFSGYLQAGAYKGLDGVHGRQGWQWLYIICGVISLPTAFIGYFFIPDFPETTRAFYITKEEAERQCQRLIAEGQKPLGHNPWTRKKLLGVMKQWQFWVLPFGYFLVQASFPSQQPVMALWLKAEGHTVYERNVWPTGQVAIGVVVQILAGMLSDSPLLKGRRWPAIVVMQAGTLFSVIILAVWNVTDRLKYVAYYFLYFAAGIPGPWFVWYADLIPHDHEFRGFAIALSNMFSYIMQIWYQSAVWKTIDAPRFHAGFIAASVVGGAMIALCLILRLVQQKDEKWRAREKETLPDVETPGASNTSSDSIVSTDEATKDIGNRK, from the exons ATGACGACCATAGCCGCAAAAGCTGGGCCTCAAGTGGATGCCCGAGGTGTCAATTCGTCAGGTATCTCATCTTCTCTTGACTCAACCGGTACGAAGCCATGGGAGAAGCCAGGCTTACTAGGGAAGACACGGAGAACCCTCCGCACTATTCAGCGGTACATCTGGGACGATCCAGACAAACCCAAAGAAGAAAAATGGTTCCTACTCAAACTCGACATTTTCCTCCTGACATCTGCCTGTCTGGGATATTTCAGTAAAAATCTGGACCAAACTAACATCCAGAATGCCTACGTATCCGGA ATGAAGGAGTCACTGAACATGCACGGCAGTGAACTTACATATGCTGGCAATTGCTTCACTGCAGGCTACGTCGTTGGGCAGCTACCTGCAGTCATGCTTGCCACTCGCGTCCGACCGTCGATTCTTATCCCGACATTGGAGATTCTTTGGTCCGCGTTGACATTCTGCTCTGCTTCAGTCACAAATGTTTCTCAGCTATACGCAATTCGATTCCTAATCGGACTCTTTGAAAGCGGGTATTTCCCCGTCATGATT TATCTTGTATCGAGTTGGTACACCAGAGAAGAACGTGGGAAGCGGACCTCCCTCTTCTACTGTACTGCAGCGCTCGCGGGCATGTTCAGTGGTTATCTTCAAGCTGGCGCATATAAAGGTCTTGATGGTGTTCATGGTCGGCAAGGCTGGCAGTGGCTGTACATCATCTGTGGTGTCATATCCCTCCCAACGGCATTTATCGGCTATTTCTTCATCCCCGACTTCCCGGAGACGACACGCGCCTTCTACATTACGAAAGAAGAAGCAGAGCGACAATGTCAGCGCCTGATAGCTGAAGGACAAAAGCCACTAGGCCATAACCCATGGACGCGCAAGAAGCTGTTGGGCGTAATGAAGCAATGGCAGTTCTGGGTCCTTCCGTTTGGATACTTCCTTGTGCAAGCTAGTTTCCCAAGCCAACAGCCTGTCATGGCTCTCTGGCTCAAGGCTGAAGGTCATACTGTCTACGAAAGAAACGTCTGGCCAACAGGTCAAGTCGCTATCGGCGTTGTCGTTCAGATCTTAGCGGGCATGCTCTCAGATTCGCCATTACTCAAAGGACGTCGTTGGCCTGCCATTGTTGTCATGCAAGCCGGGACACTCTTCTCGGTCATCATCTTGGCCGTTTGGAACGTAACAGACCGGCTGAAGTATGTCGCATACTATTTCTTGTATTTCGCCGCTGGCATTCCAGGACCGTGGTTCGTCTGGTATGCAGATCTTATACCACACGATCACGAGTTCCGCGGGTTCGCCATCGCCTTGTCCAACATGTTCAGCTACATCATGCAGATCTGGTACCAGTCAGCCGTATGGAAGACTATCGATGCGCCGCGCTTCCACGCTGGGTTTATCGCTGCTTCGGTAGTCGGAGGAGCGATGATAGCGTTGTGCTTGATACTCCGCTTGGTGCAGCAAAAAGACGAAAAATGGAGAGCGCGAGAGAAAGAGACTTTGCCAGATGTGGAAACGCCAGGCGCATCAAATACGAGTTCAGATAGTATCGTATCTACGGACGAGGCGACAAAGGATATAGGGAACCGGAAATAG
- a CDS encoding DIOX-N multi-domain protein, with translation MSSTTIEEATAKLSVKDDVKEHLSQYDFSKLEPYSHPPETKEDLPWSELVTLDLEDYDRPGGKERLAKQLEHAVHHVGFFYVKNYGLTQEQVDRQFTLAKHFFQLPTSEKEKYECNYAEADYNGWRRPGRSLRANVKDNIEIYNIPKFTPDFAGKYTQPPLLQAHISEIESFQRVLHSNIVIPLLRLFAIVLQLPDEEYLVKQHTYDKKSEDHFRYMIYHARTEEEWAASKYGATDGHTDLGTVTLLFRQPVAGLQILGEDGNWTWVRAQPGTITVNLADTISHLTGGWLKSSVHRVVAPPRDQREYERTGLLYFARPHNDTKLLPITQSAVLERAGVRPRFEKVVTMEEWVRAKQTLQLNPEIAAKRWGERGDGKVEVLAGFLDQKYKE, from the exons ATGTCTTCGACTACCATCGAAGAGGCCACAGCCAAGCTTTCAGTGAAAGATGATGTCAAAGAACATCTCTCACAGTATGACTTCTCCAAGCTCGAACCCTATTCCCACCCGCCCGAGACCAAAGAAGATCTTCCATGGTCTGAACTCGTCACGCTTGATCTAGAAGACTATGACCGTCCAGGCGGCAAGGAGAGACTAGCCAAGCAGCTCGAGCACGCCGTCCATCATGTCGGCTTC TTCTACGTGAAGAACTACGGCCTCACCCAGGAGCAAGTAGACCGCCAATTCACCCTAGCAAAACACTTCTTCCAGCTCCCCACGTCCGAAAAAGAAAAATACGAATGCAACTACGCAGAAGCCGACTACAACGGATGGCGACGTCCCGGCCGCTCCCTGCGAGCAAACGTAAAAGACAACATAGAAATCTACAACATACCAAAATTCACCCCGGACTTTGCGGGAAAATATACTCAACCGCCTCTCCTGCAGGCCCACATATCAGAAATCGAGTCCTTCCAACGTGTCCTCCACTCAAACATTGTGATACCCCTTCTCCGCCTCTTCGCCATCGTGTTGCAACTGCCAGACGAGGAATACCTGGTCAAACAGCACACCTACGACAAGAAATCCGAAGACCACTTCCGCTACATGATCTACCACGCCCGCACAGAAGAAGAATGGGCAGCCTCGAAATACGGTGCCACAGACGGCCACACCGATCTCGGCACCGTAACTCTCCTCTTCCGGCAACCCGTCGCAGGACTCCAAATCCTCGGTGAAGACGGAAACTGGACGTGGGTGCGCGCACAACCGGGTACCATAACTGTGAATCTCGCAGACACGATATCGCATCTCACGGGCGGGTGGTTGAAATCTTCGGTCCATCGTGTTGTAGCGCCGCCGCGGGACCAGAGGGAGTACGAACGTACTGGTTTGCTGTATTTTGCTAGGCCGCATAATGATACAAAGTTGCTGCCGATTACGCAGTCTGCGGTGCTGGAGAGGGCGGGGGTGAGGCCGAGGTTCGAGAAGGTGGTTACGATGGAGGAGTGGGTTAGGGCGAAGCAGACGTTGCAGTTGAACCCGGAGATTGCGGCCAAGAGGTGGGGGGAGAGGGGGGATGGGAAGGTGGAGGTTTTGGCGGGGTTTTTGGATCAGAAGTATAAGGAGTAG